A single Henriciella sp. AS95 DNA region contains:
- a CDS encoding MarR family transcriptional regulator, which translates to MDDASGNSGQPTDTTLSLDSFLPYRLSVLSNAVSRKIADMYEREFDISIWQWRILAVLGESEGLTSTEVAARTLMDKPAVSRATAALLDRGLISRTSDTTDRRKAALRMTRKGRDVYDAIIPRALAYERDLMSALSAEEAATLHALLTRLSHIASPDRDLWSE; encoded by the coding sequence ATGGATGACGCCAGCGGCAACTCAGGCCAGCCGACCGATACAACCCTCAGCCTCGACAGTTTCCTGCCCTACCGGCTCTCGGTTCTGTCGAATGCGGTCTCGCGCAAGATTGCGGACATGTACGAGCGTGAGTTCGACATCTCCATCTGGCAGTGGCGCATCCTCGCCGTGCTGGGCGAGAGCGAAGGGCTGACATCCACCGAGGTCGCCGCCCGCACCCTGATGGACAAGCCGGCCGTCAGCCGCGCCACGGCAGCCTTGCTGGACCGGGGCCTGATTTCCCGCACTTCCGACACAACCGACCGCCGCAAGGCTGCGCTGCGCATGACGCGCAAGGGCCGGGACGTCTATGATGCAATCATTCCGCGCGCGCTCGCCTATGAGCGGGACCTGATGTCTGCGCTCAGCGCTGAAGAAGCTGCAACGCTTCACGCCTTGCTAACCAGACTTTCCCATATTGCCTCGCCGGACCGCGATCTCTGGTCCGAATAG
- a CDS encoding DUF3137 domain-containing protein, with protein MSMQAVMSVYFDRIRSQRPEFEGAVAIWADRLAPELERMEVERKAVIHRAVKRTIIVGAIIVAAIALLTWQVGFQVMFPFGFFAGIVLTFMLSAAVWMPVFSMKSQTKQLVVGAACEPFGFTYDTLHMDMKAVSDFRSLGSWMKANSGSLTKSDGPPTPAFDRLKEAGLMPSYDNRKFEDLIEGQRADAGFTMVECKLTQTQGSGKNRRTVTKFQGLLFNVEYPERFMGRTVIARDKWWKRGKGSGDLQRVDLVSKELEDAFTVHSTDQVEARTLLTPDRMERLLALERHFKGSKLRGIFEDGHMTLALEVKDQFEAGSIFKPLVDPNRFIGTLIEIGLVCDVIDGFLTREWAHNRLDGS; from the coding sequence ATGAGCATGCAAGCGGTTATGAGCGTTTACTTTGACAGGATCCGCAGCCAGCGGCCTGAATTCGAAGGCGCCGTGGCGATCTGGGCCGACAGACTGGCCCCTGAACTCGAACGCATGGAAGTCGAGCGCAAGGCCGTCATCCACCGCGCGGTCAAACGCACCATCATCGTCGGTGCCATTATTGTGGCTGCCATCGCCCTACTGACCTGGCAGGTCGGCTTTCAGGTCATGTTCCCGTTCGGCTTCTTCGCCGGTATCGTGCTGACCTTCATGCTCTCTGCCGCCGTCTGGATGCCGGTCTTCTCAATGAAGTCGCAGACAAAGCAGCTCGTCGTCGGCGCGGCCTGCGAACCCTTCGGCTTCACATACGACACGCTGCACATGGACATGAAAGCGGTCTCGGACTTTCGAAGCCTCGGCTCCTGGATGAAGGCCAATTCCGGCTCGCTCACCAAGAGCGACGGTCCGCCCACCCCGGCCTTTGACCGGCTCAAGGAAGCGGGCCTCATGCCCTCCTATGACAACCGCAAATTCGAGGACCTCATCGAAGGCCAGCGCGCAGACGCCGGCTTCACCATGGTCGAATGCAAGCTCACCCAGACGCAGGGCTCGGGCAAGAACCGGCGCACCGTCACCAAATTCCAGGGTCTGCTGTTCAATGTCGAATACCCCGAACGCTTTATGGGCCGCACCGTCATCGCACGCGACAAATGGTGGAAGCGCGGCAAGGGCTCGGGCGATTTGCAACGCGTCGATCTCGTCTCCAAGGAGCTTGAAGACGCCTTCACCGTCCACTCCACCGACCAGGTCGAGGCGCGCACCCTGCTGACGCCAGACCGCATGGAACGCCTGCTCGCGCTGGAGCGTCACTTCAAGGGCAGCAAGCTGCGCGGCATCTTTGAGGATGGCCACATGACGCTCGCCCTCGAGGTCAAGGACCAGTTCGAGGCCGGCTCCATCTTCAAGCCGCTGGTCGACCCGAACCGCTTCATTGGCACGCTGATCGAAATCGGCCTCGTCTGCGACGTCATCGACGGCTTCCTCACGCGCGAATGGGCGCACAACCGGCTCGACGGCAGCTGA
- a CDS encoding DUF3137 domain-containing protein, producing the protein MLSSKPDLQEIARSRPEFAEAPRVWHTYLKPELEAREQDRRAAIHKATLLTWTISAVIILPLVFVAIALTHNEYAAMAAGYVGFLIARYATSSLRAHEQRLHTQIKELIVGTACLPLGFDYDPMRDTLEDLGNKKTLLANYDDALRVDYMTDQDDPTGAVWRLRDAALLDYFDSRRFEDHVSGERSGVRFDAVDARLTTGSGSHTTNILSGLLVHAEYPVPFEGRTILMRRGTDHMRDQLKDLQRVRLVSPEWESKFSVWGTDQVAARALLTPDRMERILALEDHFEGGKLRVLFEDGHLTLALNTGNLFEAGGTMKRLADPSRFIYTLHHLGLLCDVIDGFTAREWASQKLQ; encoded by the coding sequence ATGCTCAGTTCAAAGCCTGACCTGCAGGAGATTGCGCGCTCGCGGCCTGAATTCGCCGAGGCGCCACGCGTCTGGCACACCTATCTGAAGCCGGAACTGGAAGCGCGGGAACAGGATCGCCGCGCCGCCATCCACAAGGCGACCCTGCTGACATGGACCATCTCCGCCGTGATCATCCTGCCGCTTGTCTTCGTGGCGATTGCGCTTACCCATAATGAATATGCGGCCATGGCCGCCGGCTATGTCGGCTTTCTGATTGCCAGATATGCGACCAGCTCCCTGCGGGCGCACGAGCAGCGATTACACACACAGATCAAGGAACTGATCGTTGGCACCGCCTGCCTGCCGCTCGGCTTTGACTATGACCCGATGCGCGACACACTTGAGGATCTCGGCAACAAGAAAACCCTCCTTGCAAACTATGATGACGCCCTGCGCGTTGATTATATGACAGACCAGGACGATCCGACCGGCGCCGTCTGGAGACTGCGCGACGCGGCTCTTCTCGACTATTTTGACTCCCGACGCTTTGAAGACCACGTCTCTGGAGAGCGCTCCGGTGTCCGCTTCGACGCCGTTGATGCAAGGCTGACCACCGGCAGCGGAAGTCACACCACGAACATCCTGTCCGGCCTGCTGGTGCACGCTGAATATCCGGTCCCATTTGAAGGCCGCACCATCCTCATGCGCCGCGGCACGGACCATATGCGCGACCAGCTGAAAGACTTGCAGAGGGTTCGGCTCGTCTCGCCGGAATGGGAGAGCAAGTTCTCCGTCTGGGGAACAGACCAGGTTGCCGCCCGCGCCCTGCTCACCCCCGACCGGATGGAGCGCATTCTGGCGCTGGAAGACCATTTCGAGGGCGGAAAGCTGAGAGTCCTGTTCGAAGACGGCCACCTGACCCTCGCCCTCAACACCGGCAATCTCTTCGAAGCCGGCGGCACCATGAAGCGTCTCGCAGACCCCAGCCGCTTTATTTACACGCTCCACCATCTCGGCCTCCTCTGCGACGTGATCGATGGCTTCACTGCGCGCGAATGGGCATCGCAGAAACTGCAATAA
- a CDS encoding exopolysaccharide biosynthesis polyprenyl glycosylphosphotransferase codes for MADGAQHIGIPAHTHSIFPTPQDRADPQGFAEAEARIRSNSRIISRPMLQVAMQACDLLASFMMASLAIYIAGLHWLGSTVAEIIPFALIPLIMRVGVRNAEGYQLSYSRPVSEHMIRVAIGCGFPLTVLVLVVQQIYSPPISHDVLGASYLAAAFVLVLHAHFIVLFKMLSRAGAFSENVVLVGATPNAQRLLQRNQDTRELNVIGVFDDRLSRAPAEMGGVPVLGRLDDLMNWDRLPDIDRIVVTVTSDARERVRTLVDRLRVLPQRVVLLLDLDGFDPETESLAEIARSPAAYVSGAPNDVRRAFIKRVSDIVFASLMLVVFSPLLLLTAIAIKLDSKGPVFFRQKRHGFNNQIIRVWKFRSMQHNPAAAEKMTAQTTAHDPRVTRVGRFIRATSIDELPQLLNVLHGEMSIVGPRPHAVGMTAEHAEVQNLVGDYAHRHRVKPGITGWAQINGSRGPVHTGAGVRERVRLDMEYVNRYSFWFDVFIMLATAPCLLGDWKRQR; via the coding sequence ATGGCCGATGGGGCACAACACATAGGCATCCCCGCCCACACCCATTCCATCTTCCCGACGCCGCAGGACCGTGCCGATCCGCAAGGTTTCGCAGAGGCTGAAGCGCGGATCCGCTCCAATAGCCGCATCATCAGCCGCCCGATGCTGCAAGTCGCCATGCAGGCCTGCGACCTGCTTGCCAGCTTCATGATGGCATCACTGGCCATCTACATCGCGGGATTGCACTGGCTGGGCTCTACGGTCGCCGAAATCATTCCTTTTGCCCTCATCCCGCTGATCATGCGGGTCGGCGTTCGCAATGCCGAAGGCTATCAACTCTCCTACAGCCGCCCTGTCAGCGAACACATGATCCGCGTGGCCATCGGCTGCGGCTTCCCGCTCACCGTCCTGGTCCTGGTCGTCCAGCAGATCTACAGCCCGCCAATCTCCCACGACGTCCTCGGCGCGAGCTATCTCGCCGCCGCCTTCGTGCTTGTCCTGCATGCGCACTTCATCGTCCTGTTCAAGATGTTGAGCCGCGCCGGCGCTTTCTCTGAAAACGTCGTCCTTGTCGGCGCCACGCCAAACGCTCAACGCCTGCTACAGCGCAACCAGGACACACGCGAACTCAACGTGATCGGCGTGTTCGACGACCGGCTGTCGCGAGCCCCGGCAGAGATGGGCGGCGTGCCCGTCCTCGGCCGTCTCGATGATCTCATGAACTGGGACCGACTGCCCGATATTGACCGCATCGTCGTCACCGTGACCTCCGACGCCCGTGAGCGTGTCCGCACGCTGGTTGACCGGCTGCGCGTGCTGCCACAGCGGGTTGTCCTGCTGCTCGATCTGGACGGCTTCGACCCGGAAACAGAAAGCCTCGCCGAAATCGCCCGCTCGCCCGCCGCCTATGTGTCTGGCGCGCCGAACGATGTGCGCCGGGCGTTCATCAAGCGCGTGTCCGACATCGTCTTCGCCTCGCTGATGCTCGTCGTTTTCTCGCCGCTCCTGTTGCTGACGGCGATCGCCATCAAACTGGACAGCAAAGGGCCGGTCTTCTTCCGTCAGAAACGCCACGGCTTCAACAACCAGATCATCCGCGTCTGGAAGTTCCGCTCGATGCAGCACAATCCGGCGGCGGCCGAGAAGATGACGGCCCAGACCACAGCGCATGACCCGCGCGTCACACGCGTCGGCCGCTTCATCCGCGCCACATCCATCGACGAGCTGCCACAGCTCCTCAACGTCCTGCACGGCGAGATGTCCATTGTCGGACCGCGTCCGCACGCTGTCGGCATGACGGCCGAGCACGCAGAGGTCCAGAACCTCGTCGGCGACTACGCCCACCGTCACCGCGTCAAACCGGGCATCACCGGCTGGGCGCAGATCAATGGCTCGCGCGGACCGGTCCATACCGGCGCCGGCGTTCGTGAACGGGTCCGCCTCGATATGGAATATGTGAACCGCTACTCCTTCTGGTTCGACGTGTTCATCATGCTCGCCACGGCACCATGCCTGCTCGGCGACTGGAAAAGGCAGCGCTAG
- a CDS encoding glycosyltransferase family 2 protein, which translates to MADTATLAPITSEKPPIVRTDAGEAMLSNGVTGETPLTICVPCYHDSADPLAARLSRLDGAHRTTLIFFDDGSADDAMSQALVRHVMAHPGPAHLVTSPRNIGRSEARNRLTALAKTDWLLFLDADMCPDTDRFLTRYLKALDSAEGPSLIAGGFSVRQVGPTSETGLHHAQSKRSECLPAAIRSEDPGLYVFSSNILVHADILNAIGFDEGFTGWGWEDVDWGLRVAEAYPVIHIDNTATHLGLDPTAVLIEKFGGSGANFARLAERHPDAMKSMKLFKMARLMRFLPARPMWRGLTKFTARQSVLPMSMRLAALKTYRALEYAEHLS; encoded by the coding sequence ATGGCTGACACCGCAACACTCGCCCCGATCACAAGCGAAAAACCTCCAATTGTCCGCACCGACGCTGGCGAAGCCATGCTGTCGAACGGCGTTACAGGCGAAACCCCGCTGACCATCTGCGTGCCTTGCTACCATGACAGCGCCGACCCGCTGGCCGCTCGCCTCTCTCGCCTCGACGGCGCGCACAGGACGACCCTGATTTTCTTCGATGACGGATCGGCAGATGACGCCATGTCGCAAGCGCTCGTGCGCCATGTCATGGCCCATCCCGGCCCCGCGCATCTCGTCACGTCGCCGCGAAATATCGGCCGCTCTGAAGCCAGAAACCGTCTTACCGCGCTCGCCAAGACCGACTGGCTGCTCTTTCTGGATGCCGACATGTGCCCGGACACTGACCGGTTCCTGACGCGTTACCTCAAGGCGCTCGACAGCGCCGAAGGGCCATCCCTGATCGCCGGCGGTTTCAGCGTAAGGCAAGTCGGCCCCACCTCGGAAACCGGCCTCCACCACGCCCAGTCCAAACGCTCCGAATGCCTGCCCGCAGCGATCCGCAGCGAGGATCCCGGCCTTTACGTTTTCTCGTCGAACATCCTTGTCCATGCCGATATCCTGAACGCGATCGGCTTCGATGAAGGGTTCACCGGCTGGGGCTGGGAGGATGTCGACTGGGGCCTGCGCGTCGCAGAGGCCTACCCCGTCATCCACATCGACAACACCGCCACCCATCTCGGCCTCGACCCGACGGCAGTCCTGATCGAGAAGTTCGGTGGCTCCGGCGCCAATTTCGCGCGTCTGGCAGAGCGCCATCCCGATGCGATGAAATCGATGAAGCTCTTCAAGATGGCCCGGCTCATGCGCTTCCTGCCCGCCCGGCCCATGTGGCGCGGGCTCACGAAATTCACGGCCCGGCAGTCCGTCCTGCCAATGTCGATGCGTCTCGCCGCGCTGAAGACATACCGCGCGCTCGAATACGCTGAGCATCTGTCATGA
- a CDS encoding polysaccharide deacetylase family protein, which translates to MTALALADYVPDRSLGAKIRRRLTRWKVAKPLPVQPRETYICFTFDDFPKSAADTGAEILDEVGARGGYYACTGMAGTSGTMGELFDERDLAPLVAAGHEICAHTESHVDCARASLNDVLVDIDTNLSHLKEMGHSLPVTQFAWPYGETSASLKPAMTTKFDAVRGILPGANNKGADLMQLSAYELDASDASTARAAAAIEAAAKNPTWLFVFTHDVRQNGSPWGTTPEDLRRLVRLARDTGANLVTPSHAVQEILAKDAA; encoded by the coding sequence ATGACCGCACTCGCCCTCGCAGACTATGTGCCGGACCGCTCGCTCGGCGCGAAGATCCGCCGCCGCCTGACACGTTGGAAGGTGGCCAAGCCGCTGCCCGTCCAGCCGCGCGAAACCTATATCTGCTTCACCTTCGACGACTTCCCTAAATCAGCCGCCGATACCGGCGCCGAGATCCTCGACGAAGTCGGCGCCAGGGGCGGCTATTATGCCTGCACAGGCATGGCGGGTACGAGCGGTACGATGGGCGAGCTTTTCGACGAGCGTGACCTCGCCCCGCTGGTCGCCGCCGGCCATGAAATCTGCGCGCACACGGAAAGCCATGTTGATTGCGCCCGCGCCTCGTTGAATGACGTTCTTGTCGACATCGACACCAATCTCTCGCACCTGAAAGAGATGGGCCACAGCCTGCCTGTCACCCAGTTCGCATGGCCCTATGGTGAAACCAGCGCATCGCTGAAACCGGCCATGACCACCAAATTCGATGCTGTGCGCGGCATCCTTCCCGGCGCCAACAATAAGGGCGCGGACCTGATGCAGCTGTCGGCCTATGAACTGGACGCCAGTGACGCCAGCACCGCACGTGCCGCCGCCGCCATCGAAGCCGCCGCAAAAAACCCGACCTGGCTATTTGTCTTCACACACGATGTACGGCAGAATGGAAGTCCTTGGGGGACCACACCTGAAGACCTGAGACGCCTCGTACGCCTTGCGCGCGACACCGGCGCGAATCTGGTAACGCCTTCACACGCGGTTCAGGAAATACTGGCTAAGGACGCGGCATGA
- a CDS encoding glycosyltransferase family A protein, whose product MSPNDITVVIPTYNRPESLHRAVESLFWQSVRKEGFTVLIADNSADASARFTFDALTGKAPEGVTLHYVHAPAPGVANARNAAMDALDTQLVAFLDDDQSAPVHWLEELLATYEGYGAAVTFGPIATELPEAVTAHQSYFEDFFGRDPRLREGFIDKPYGCGNSLLDTHQIPGDKPWFDVKMNEVGGEDDLLWVRLKDAGRKFAWAPKATSYEHPLPQRVTLSYTLRRALSYGQGPCTLALRADPPRYASLVMWMAIGAGKFALHGTKWLAMWALRHPDRAYELDKAVRGLGKILFWKKMKFYGAATVSQRSTPAIPAGSTDSDDSRASRHPGQPLPANR is encoded by the coding sequence ATGAGCCCGAATGACATCACAGTCGTCATCCCGACCTATAACAGGCCGGAAAGCCTGCACCGGGCTGTCGAGAGTCTGTTCTGGCAGTCGGTCCGCAAGGAAGGCTTCACCGTCCTGATCGCCGACAATTCCGCCGACGCATCCGCCCGCTTCACGTTTGACGCGCTCACCGGCAAAGCGCCTGAAGGCGTCACGCTGCACTATGTCCACGCGCCCGCCCCGGGCGTCGCCAATGCCCGCAACGCCGCAATGGACGCGCTCGACACCCAGCTCGTCGCCTTCCTCGATGATGACCAGTCGGCCCCGGTCCATTGGCTGGAAGAATTACTCGCGACCTATGAAGGCTATGGCGCCGCGGTCACCTTCGGCCCGATTGCAACGGAGCTGCCAGAAGCCGTCACCGCGCACCAGTCGTACTTTGAAGACTTCTTCGGCCGCGATCCGCGCCTGCGCGAAGGCTTCATCGACAAGCCTTATGGCTGCGGCAACTCACTGCTCGATACGCACCAGATCCCCGGCGACAAACCGTGGTTCGACGTCAAGATGAACGAGGTCGGTGGAGAGGATGATCTCCTCTGGGTCCGCCTCAAGGATGCCGGACGCAAATTCGCCTGGGCCCCGAAAGCCACCAGTTACGAACACCCGCTGCCACAGCGCGTGACGCTGTCCTACACGCTGCGCCGGGCCCTCTCTTACGGCCAGGGGCCTTGCACACTGGCCCTCCGGGCAGACCCGCCGCGCTATGCCAGCCTCGTCATGTGGATGGCGATCGGCGCAGGCAAATTCGCCCTGCACGGCACCAAATGGCTCGCCATGTGGGCCCTGCGCCATCCAGACCGTGCCTATGAACTCGACAAGGCCGTTCGCGGCCTCGGCAAGATCCTGTTCTGGAAGAAAATGAAGTTCTACGGCGCGGCCACGGTCAGCCAGCGCTCAACGCCCGCCATACCCGCCGGATCAACGGATTCGGACGATAGCCGGGCGAGCCGCCATCCGGGCCAGCCGCTCCCCGCGAACCGCTGA
- a CDS encoding O-antigen ligase: MPASLTVSQGSAASQGKDPLLRFALICEIAVAFACLVLFTEGLLPRLFASEENPESGFLRLLWLPVYGLVGMGALWKLPQMFRAALRMPFLLFILLLACASVAWSINPEVTERRAVAIVATTLAGFYLAVRYDWRTLLRLLGAVWIFLAFISLGAGLAAPGFGIMDEVHVGAWRGLWWEKNAMGGHMARAAFLCAFLFLMDKPWRMVWGGGVLLCAALVILSTSKTALLGLMLGFGVLAGAAWMRRGPVTTISSIWLGVILVGAFATVMVVEPGLVFQLLGRDATLTGRTDIWAVLIDAIGQRPLFGYGYAAFWGAESQPAYMVRLATEWLVPTAHNGWLETALSIGLVGLAGFAICYLVMLWRSVLLAFRSWNGVFACGVALQFLLFSLSESIALQQNAIVWVTFVAVAVKVAIPQRAASREPKREQVSAVRGERLARMAARPAIVRIR; encoded by the coding sequence ATGCCCGCTTCGCTGACCGTCTCGCAGGGTAGCGCGGCCTCGCAGGGCAAGGACCCGCTGCTGAGGTTCGCGCTCATTTGCGAGATCGCGGTCGCCTTTGCCTGCCTGGTTCTGTTTACCGAAGGCCTGTTGCCACGCCTGTTTGCCAGCGAGGAAAACCCTGAGAGCGGATTTTTGAGGCTGTTATGGCTGCCGGTTTACGGACTGGTCGGCATGGGGGCGCTCTGGAAGCTGCCGCAGATGTTTCGCGCGGCGCTTCGCATGCCGTTCCTGTTGTTTATCCTGCTGCTGGCCTGCGCGAGTGTCGCCTGGTCGATCAATCCGGAAGTGACGGAGCGGCGGGCGGTCGCCATCGTGGCAACGACGCTGGCCGGCTTTTATCTGGCGGTACGTTATGACTGGCGCACGCTGCTGAGACTGCTTGGCGCGGTGTGGATATTCCTCGCTTTCATCTCATTGGGGGCGGGCCTTGCAGCGCCGGGTTTCGGCATCATGGATGAGGTTCATGTCGGCGCGTGGCGCGGGCTCTGGTGGGAGAAGAATGCGATGGGCGGGCATATGGCGCGCGCGGCTTTTCTCTGCGCCTTCCTGTTCCTGATGGACAAGCCGTGGCGAATGGTCTGGGGCGGCGGCGTGCTGCTCTGCGCGGCGCTGGTGATCCTCTCGACATCGAAGACAGCGCTGCTCGGCCTGATGCTCGGCTTCGGTGTGCTGGCCGGGGCGGCGTGGATGCGGCGCGGACCGGTGACGACGATTTCATCCATCTGGCTGGGGGTGATCCTGGTCGGGGCTTTTGCCACGGTGATGGTGGTCGAGCCGGGCCTGGTGTTCCAGCTGCTCGGCCGGGATGCGACCCTGACAGGGCGGACGGACATCTGGGCCGTGCTGATCGATGCGATCGGGCAGCGGCCGCTCTTCGGCTATGGGTACGCGGCGTTCTGGGGCGCTGAATCGCAGCCAGCCTATATGGTGCGGCTGGCGACGGAATGGCTTGTGCCGACGGCGCATAATGGCTGGCTGGAGACGGCGCTGAGCATTGGGCTTGTGGGCCTGGCCGGGTTTGCGATCTGCTATCTGGTGATGTTGTGGCGGTCGGTGCTGCTGGCATTCAGGAGCTGGAATGGCGTGTTTGCCTGCGGGGTGGCGCTGCAATTCCTGCTGTTCAGCCTGTCGGAGAGTATCGCGCTTCAGCAGAATGCGATTGTCTGGGTGACGTTTGTCGCGGTGGCCGTGAAAGTGGCGATCCCGCAGCGGGCGGCGTCGCGCGAGCCGAAACGGGAGCAGGTCTCAGCGGTTCGCGGGGAGCGGCTGGCCCGGATGGCGGCTCGCCCGGCTATCGTCCGAATCCGTTGA
- a CDS encoding TonB-dependent receptor — protein sequence MKYLLFSTTSLAMIGAHCLPASAQADSEAELRQSTVTVTVQKREENLRDVPVSVSVVDSELLNDLGLDEFSDLARYVPGFEVQEQSPNNPGFVIRGITSDSGEANIEPRIAIFQDGVSISRSRGSIVELFDIERVEVAKGPQPTLFGRGALIGGVNVIQAKPEFDFSGEVTAGIGNLSERYLDGYVTGPITDKLAFRVAGRLRERDGYVESLNPAEEDFNSQDMKAVRASLAFEASDQLRFDLIANYQKDNPSGTSFKSKAFDPLPGRSSDPWEPANLNTFGDFLGGKKLGLEREVRSVTLLTDWTINDTLSLTSISGWRDFDSLEVFDPDGFGLDLLIFGEDATGEQLSQEFRLNYDDGGRVRGFVGASYLDEEGSQYVPLTFDERAVQALLGGFLVAPDAPDASDFPAINLTAYQQSGGTLVVPLKPIHNEQFTNYGDTQAIDLFADATVSVTDRLDLTGGVRYTTEDKTSGLLVELLNGPSALTGAGLFVQPSGGLIERSETFDDVTWRAAAKFELTDTVNLFANYARGRRPEVITASASAPAAGFAILDAEIVDAYEAGVKGAFLNGDLNFDASVFYYDYSNFQSTQITDDGLIEPINAGDATADGFEAQANWFASDWLNVVASYGYNHARFDDEPGASFGGNKLRLSPDHKAALSARVLLLDEGFGSVTIVPSYTWQSEVFFDNSQRDLISQDAYGLFNLNVQLELENGFGIEAYVNNMFGEEYIIDAGNTGDGFGIPTFISGTPTLYGARLRKSF from the coding sequence ATGAAATACCTGCTGTTTTCGACAACGTCGCTGGCCATGATCGGCGCACATTGCCTGCCCGCATCTGCTCAGGCTGATAGCGAAGCTGAGTTGCGCCAATCGACCGTAACGGTCACGGTCCAGAAGCGTGAAGAAAATCTTCGCGACGTGCCGGTCTCCGTGTCTGTTGTCGATTCCGAACTGTTGAACGATCTCGGCCTGGACGAATTTTCCGACCTTGCCCGCTATGTGCCTGGCTTTGAGGTTCAGGAGCAGAGCCCGAACAATCCGGGCTTCGTGATCCGCGGCATCACCTCCGACAGCGGCGAAGCCAATATCGAACCGCGCATCGCGATCTTTCAGGACGGGGTCTCGATTTCCCGTTCACGCGGATCGATCGTCGAGCTGTTCGATATTGAGCGCGTCGAAGTCGCCAAGGGCCCGCAGCCAACCCTGTTTGGCCGCGGCGCTCTGATCGGCGGGGTGAACGTCATTCAGGCAAAGCCGGAATTCGACTTTTCCGGTGAGGTGACGGCAGGGATCGGCAATCTGTCCGAGCGCTATCTTGATGGATATGTCACCGGCCCGATCACCGACAAGCTGGCCTTCCGCGTTGCCGGTCGCCTGCGCGAGCGCGATGGCTATGTCGAGAGCCTCAATCCGGCAGAAGAAGATTTCAACAGCCAGGACATGAAGGCGGTGCGCGCCTCGCTGGCTTTTGAGGCCAGCGACCAGCTGCGGTTTGATCTGATCGCCAACTATCAGAAAGACAATCCGTCCGGCACCAGCTTCAAGTCCAAGGCTTTCGACCCGCTACCGGGCCGGTCTTCCGATCCGTGGGAGCCTGCCAATCTCAATACGTTCGGCGATTTTCTCGGCGGCAAGAAGCTCGGTCTCGAGCGTGAGGTTCGCAGCGTGACGCTGCTGACCGACTGGACGATCAATGACACGCTGTCGCTGACCTCCATCTCCGGCTGGCGCGACTTTGACAGCCTGGAAGTGTTCGATCCCGACGGCTTCGGGCTCGACCTGCTGATTTTCGGCGAGGACGCCACGGGCGAGCAGCTCAGCCAGGAGTTCCGCCTCAACTATGATGATGGCGGCCGGGTGCGCGGCTTTGTCGGTGCGAGCTATCTCGATGAGGAAGGCAGCCAGTACGTTCCTCTGACCTTTGACGAGCGCGCTGTGCAGGCCTTGCTTGGCGGGTTTCTTGTGGCGCCAGATGCGCCGGATGCCAGCGACTTTCCTGCGATCAATTTGACGGCCTATCAGCAGTCGGGCGGCACGCTGGTGGTTCCGCTGAAGCCGATCCATAATGAGCAGTTCACCAATTATGGTGACACGCAGGCGATTGACCTGTTTGCCGATGCGACCGTGTCCGTCACCGACCGGCTCGATCTGACGGGCGGCGTGCGCTACACCACAGAGGACAAGACCAGCGGCCTGCTGGTCGAGCTGCTCAATGGGCCGAGCGCGCTGACCGGTGCCGGGCTGTTTGTTCAGCCATCGGGCGGTCTGATTGAGCGCAGCGAGACGTTCGACGACGTCACATGGCGCGCGGCGGCCAAGTTCGAACTGACCGATACGGTCAATCTGTTCGCCAACTATGCGCGCGGGCGCCGTCCGGAAGTGATCACCGCCTCGGCGTCGGCCCCGGCGGCCGGGTTTGCTATCCTGGATGCGGAAATCGTCGATGCCTATGAGGCCGGTGTCAAAGGCGCGTTCCTGAATGGCGATCTCAATTTCGACGCGTCGGTCTTCTATTACGATTACAGCAATTTCCAGTCGACGCAGATCACCGATGATGGCCTGATCGAGCCAATCAATGCCGGCGATGCGACGGCAGACGGTTTCGAGGCCCAAGCAAACTGGTTTGCGAGCGACTGGCTGAATGTCGTGGCGTCCTATGGCTATAATCATGCGCGGTTTGATGACGAGCCGGGCGCGTCATTCGGGGGCAACAAGCTGCGGCTGTCGCCAGACCACAAGGCTGCGCTTTCGGCCCGCGTCCTGTTGCTGGATGAGGGCTTTGGCAGCGTCACGATCGTGCCGAGCTATACCTGGCAGTCGGAGGTCTTCTTCGACAACTCCCAACGTGACCTGATCAGCCAGGATGCCTATGGCCTGTTCAATCTAAACGTTCAGCTGGAGCTGGAGAACGGGTTCGGCATCGAGGCCTATGTCAACAACATGTTTGGCGAAGAGTATATCATCGATGCGGGCAATACAGGCGACGGCTTCGGGATCCCGACCTTTATCTCAGGCACACCGACCCTGTACGGGGCACGCCTGCGCAAATCCTTCTAG